The Mycteria americana isolate JAX WOST 10 ecotype Jacksonville Zoo and Gardens chromosome 25, USCA_MyAme_1.0, whole genome shotgun sequence genome includes a window with the following:
- the DCST2 gene encoding LOW QUALITY PROTEIN: DC-STAMP domain-containing protein 2 (The sequence of the model RefSeq protein was modified relative to this genomic sequence to represent the inferred CDS: inserted 2 bases in 1 codon; deleted 1 base in 1 codon): protein MLSLEPTVGCSLEPAHCEPPVPPAVSXRARSLREHREPGRAQPSMGLISRLGRALRGLRGRGKSSAPRSGGRRPRQTRRPEEESEARELARSVGGFVLGMALASLYGALVLLAQGHNVWYCLVTTISLGAGLGLGMAFSVKVRATVLLSLPHIFTKEGKMLMLLLALGMAVQGPCTNILHNFSRAAESLSCGAELALNQTAERLQRAQEPLLNVLAKIKEISQKAKVVGDHVRKFFRSIMDSVSHVARALRNVWLWLANMGKVCNEELGTPYRRCLRLFDEAKDNCERAIPFLFFLCYIIITFKPLCGLANVALVFCIVPQYIRSFLKRNIAAPLNDALDRVRQEFEFNISAVHRFDVSLNASKSLGEVALDIMEGVRLRLEPTRRVLGLFMHISFCVILYMYLQALRYRHRYLRDDTFDNVYITRRFVEMDLLRAEQGRSTVLPLTAWESGRYIAPGGLWLSRQERRRYGLQLVGVLRHVLLGLSIVLADYSLFWLLDLVRHQLQGEIVARAPAVLGVSVSGTGYASEIFRDLVSAFDVLQQGNISVLSQRCLLQPVEPSYSTYLSMGLLYGISLFIAIFGSHVARLRRVVCAAYYPCREQERTSFLHSTILARRAGLARALRQAAMQRTADAGQGNLLLFLTSRLPGFARLARFLGIQQKRCLACGTAEQPDFIACITPGCKGLYCRECHQTLSNVCSVCMGPLSFRDTGDEEMDSSDEETVGLWLGAVRALRGQEQGRLLRQRVREVAAGRGGGRRLPPEMAARLRARLKEEASGESDGDGSGMDGEDSSLSSLDFGYQEQPESSGSELEEVVALRPPSSKGRAR, encoded by the exons ATGCTGTCCCTGGAACCGACGGTGGGATGTTCC CTGGAACCCGCACATTGTGAGCCACCCGTTCCGCCTGCTGTATC CCGCGCCCGGAGCCTGCGAGAGCACCGGGAGCCTGGGAGAGCCCAGCCCAGCATGGGGCTGATCTCGcggctgggcagagccctgcggggGCTGAGGGGCCGGGGGAAGAGCTCGGCACCGCGGTCCGGGGGCAGGCGGCCCCGGCAGACGCGCAGGCCGGAGGAAGAGAGCGAGGCGCGGGAATTGGCCCGCAGCGTCGGCGGCTTCGTGCTGGGCATGGCCCTGGCCAGCCTGTACGGGGCTCTGGTGCTGCTGGCGCAGGGCCACAACGTCTGGTACTGCCTGGTCACCACCATCAgcctgggagcggggctggggctgggcatggCCTTCTCCGTCAAGGTGCGGGCCACCGTGCTGCTATCGCTGCCCCATATCTTCACCA AGGAGGGGAAGATGctgatgctgctgctggcgctgggcaTGGCCGTGCAGGGCCCCTGCACCAACATCCTGCACAACTTTTCCCGGGCCGCCGAGTCGCTGTCGTGCGGGGCCGAGCTCGCCCTCAACCAGACGGCCGAGCGGCTGCAACGCGCCCAGGAGCCGCTGCTGA ATGTGCTGGCCAAAATCAAGGAGATCTCCCAGAAAGCCAAGGTGGTGGGCGACCACGTCCGCAAGTTCTTCCGCTCCATCATGGACTCCGTCAGCCACGTTG cccgaGCCCTGCGCAACGTCTGGCTGTGGCTGGCGAACATGGGCAAGGTGTGCAACGAGGAGCTGGGCACGCCGTACCGCCGCTGCCTGCGCCTCTTCGACGAGGCGAAGGACAACTGCGAGCGCGCcatccccttcctcttcttcttaTGCTACATCATCATCACCTTCAAGCCCCTCTGCGGTCTGGCCAACG TTGCCCTCGTCTTCTGCATCGTCCCGCAGTACATCCGGTCCTTCCTCAAGAGGAATATCGCAGCCC ccctcaaTGATGCTCTGGACCGCGTCCGCCAGGAGTTCGAATTCAACATCTCGGCCGTGCACCGCTTCGACGTCAGCCTCAACGCCAGCAAAAGCCTGGGGGAGGTGGCGCTGGACATCATGGAGGGCGTGCGCCTGCGCCTGGAGCCCACCCGCCGGGTCCTGGGGCTCTTCATGCACATCTCCTTCTGCGTCATCCTCTACATGTACCtcca ggcgCTGCGGTACCGTCACCGGTACCTTCGGGATGACACTTTTGACAATGTTTACATCACGCGGCGCTTCGTGGAGATGGACCTGCTGCGGGCGGAGCAGGGCAGATCCACCGTCCTGCCCCTGACAGCCTGGGAGAGCGGCCGCTACATCGCCCCAG GAGGGCTGTGGCTGTCGCGGCAGGAGCGGCGCCGGTACGGGCTGCAGCTGGTGGGGGTCCTGCGCCAcgtgctgctggggctcagcatcGTCCTGGCCGACTACAGCCTCTTCTGGCTGCTCGACCTGGTCCGGCACCAGCTGCAGGGGGAGATCGTCGCCAGGG CGCCGGCGGTGCTGGGCGTCAGCGTCAGCGGGACGGGCTACGCCAGCGAGATCTTCCGGGACTTGGTCTCTGCCTTCGACGTGCTGCAGCAGGGCAACATCTCCGTGCTCTCCCAgcgctgcctcctccagcccgtGGAGCCCAGCTACAGCACCTACCTCAGCATGG GACTCCTGTACGGCATCTCCCTCTTCATCGCCATCTTCGGCAGCCACGTGGCACGCCTGCGCCGGGTGGTGTGTGCCGCCTACTACCCGTGCCGCGAGCAG GAGCGCACGTCCTTCCTCCACAGCACCATCCTGGCACGGCGGGCAGGCCTGGCACGTGCCCTGCGCCAAGCCGCCATGCAGCGCACAGCCGACGCCGGGCAAGGCaacctgctcctcttcctcacctccaG gctgccTGGCTTCGCCCGGCTGGCTCGGTTCTTGGGCATCCAGCAGAAACGCTGCCTGGCCTGTGGGACGGCAGAGCAGCCGGACTTCATCGCATGCATCACGCCCGGCTGCAAGG GGCTGTATTGCCGCGAGTGCCACCAAACCCTGAGCAACGTCTGCTCCGTCTGCATGGGCCCCCTGAGCTTCCGGGACACCGGGGACGAGGAGAT ggaCTCCAGCGACGAGGAGACCGTGGGGCTGTGGCTGGGTGCCGTGCGAGCGCTGCGGGGACAGGAGCAAGGGCGGCTGCTGCGGCAGCGCGTCCGGGAGGTGGCAGCGGGccgagggggcggccggcggctACCCCCTGAGATGGCAGCCCGGCTCCGAGCCCGGCTGAAGGAGGAGGCGAGCGGGGAGAGCGACGGGGACGGCAGCGGGATGGATGGCGAGGACAGCTCGCTCTCCAG CCTGGACTTCGGCTACCAGGAGCAGCCCGAGAGCAGCGGCAGCgagctggaggaggtggtggctCTGCGGCCGcccagcagcaagggcagggccCGGTGA
- the DCST1 gene encoding E3 ubiquitin-protein ligase DCST1, with amino-acid sequence MAPGREHSAGTEARRRQKPPNTTLKRAVVSLLPAPCSRFLWSRPDQYRSSKFFLGAGVGTLLGLGLCQLLIIPMNITETRKVQLSCGLAGVTALGWATSPHFRCASLLMAPKFLGKEGRVYVLSFVLAAIYNGPVANTWHNLEEVTRSLGCVAELQVNHSRQLWRVSTAPLRGVMEDMVRSGQTLSAEMQNISHAFVGLNEEVASEAGYDLRQRRHPDPQPAPSTQQLYEMKTKLRCTHVIELGMQRCRDWFDEKHKACMALVVVPLISHLLCLPMKFKFLCTIVKVMHGWCWDKIPVEGNFGQMYDQVNKSVSSLSQDFGTSIVSQEEHREMLLGANVSAEQLMEEVTSHLRQQSTHLGQAVSFFRLLLSCTFLLVFISAFSYTKRYCQDICFDNLYVTTYFRQIDARRRKQHKRTLLPLRRAEVSAVIFPCRVAVQPPELQSMVLELLECIPPLLLLLLACGLDHALFTMLSIIQQHSFVQYSFHSSHHLAVQVTGTSLMARLLRSTIGALNTSSDTQLETSNFACLPQPRGMTRQQYTGSCLPLAVLVLLCVAQVYTYRLRRVIAAFYFPKREKSRVLYLYNKLLQQRQSFIRRQQKRIAQRAGQHPGLGRSLLEWCCRHWPCLRRWVHRSCTVCGAPETPQDRVCPVPACGAPYCGQCWREAGGVCLACTPGDHGLSQDSSEEDAGYAA; translated from the exons ATGGCCCCTGGGCGAGAGCACTCGGCTGGGACAGAGGCACGCAGGAGGCAGAAACCGCCCAACACGA ccCTGAAGCGAGCGGTGGTCTCGCTGCTGCCCGCCCCGTGCAGCCGGTTCCTCTGGAGCCGGCCAGACCAGTACCGCAGCAGCAAGTTCTTCCTGGGCGCTGGCGTCGGGACCCTCCTCGGTCTCG ggctctgccagctcctcatcATCCCCATGAACATCACGGAGACGCGCAAGGTGCAGCTCTCCTGCGGGCTGGCGG GGGTGACTGCGTTGGGCTGGGCCACATCCCCCCACTTCCGCTGCGCCAGCCTGCTCATGGCCCCCAAATTCCTGGGCAAGGAGGGTCGGGTCTACGTCCTCTCCTTCGTCCTTGCCGCCATCTACAACG GGCCTGTGGCCAATACCTGGCACAACCTGGAGGAGGTGACGCGCTCGCTGGGCTGCGTGGCGGAGCTGCAGGTCAACCACAGCCGCCAGCTCTGGCGGGTGTCGACGGCCCCGCTGCGCGGGGTGATGGAGGACATGGTG CGGAGCGGGCAGACGCTGAGCGCCGAGATGCAGAACATCTCGCACGCCTTCGTGGGGCTGAACGAGGAGGTGGCCAGCGAGGCGGGCTACGACCTGCGGCAGCGCCGGCACCCGGACCCCCAGCcggcccccagcacccagcagctctACGAGATGAAGACCAAACTGCGCTGCACCC ATGTGATCGAGCTGGGCATGCAGCGCTGCCGGGACTGGTTCGATGAAAAGCACAAGGCTTGCATGGCGCTAGTGGTCGTGCCTCTCATCAgccacctcctctgcctgcccatgAAGTTCAAGTTCCTCTGCACCATTGTCAAGG TCATGCATGGCTGGTGCTGGGACAAGATCCCCGTGGAGGGCAACTTCGGGCAGATGTACGACCAGGTGAACAAGTCCGTCAGCAGCCTCAGCCAGGACTTCGGCACCAGCATCGTCTCCCAG GAGGAGCACCGCGAGATGCTGCTGGGCGCCAACGTGTCGGCGGAGCAGCTGATGGAGGAGGTGACCTCGCACCTGCGGCAACAGAGCACCCACCTGGGCCAGGCCGTCTCCTTCTTCcgcctgctgctctcctgcaccTTCCTCCTCGTCTTCATCTC GGCTTTCTCCTACACCAAGCGGTACTGCCAGGACATCTGCTTCGACAACCTCTACGTCACCACCTACTTCCGCCAAATCGATGCCCGCCGCAGAAAGCAG cacaagcGGACGCTGCTGCCCCTGCGCCGGGCAGAGGTCTCGGCCGTCATCTTCCCGTGCCGCGTGGCCGTGCAGCCGCCCGAGCTGCAGAGCATG gtgctggagctgctggagtgcatcccacccctgctcctcctcctcctcgcctgcGGCCTGGACCACGCGCTCTTCACCATGCTCAGCATCATCCAGCAGCACTCCTTCGTGCAGTACTCCTTCCACA GCAGCCACCACTTGGCCGTGCAGGTGACGGGCACGTCCCTGATGGCTCGGCTGCTGCGGAGCACCATCGGGGCCCTCAACACCTCCTCCGACACCCAGCTGGAGACGTCCAACTTCG cctgcctgccgcagccccggggcatGACGAGGCAGCAGTacacgggcagctgcctgcccctggcCGTGCTGGTGCTGCTCTGCGTGGCCCAGGTCTACACGTACCGCCTGCGCCGCGTCATCGCCGCCTTCTACTTCCCCAAG CGGGAGAAGAGCCGCGTGCTCTACCTCTACAacaagctgctgcagcagcggcAGAGCTTCATCCGCCGGCAGCAGAAGCGCATCGCCCAGAGGGCAGGGCAGCACCCGGGActg GGGAGGTCGCTGCTGGAGTGGTGCTGCCGGCACTGGCCGTGCCTGCGCCGCTGGGTGCACCGGAGCTGCACGGTGTGCGGGGCGCCCGAGACCCCCCAGGACCGGGTctgccctgtgcctgcctgcGGCGCCCCGTACTGCGGGCAGTGCTGGAGGGAGGCGGGCGGCGTGTGCCTCGCCTGCACCCCCGGGGACCACGGCCTCTCCCAGGACAGCAGCGAGGAGGACGCGGGGTACGCGGCCTGA
- the ADAM15 gene encoding disintegrin and metalloproteinase domain-containing protein 15 → MGARALRLLLAAGLLLAAGTGAGGSGAGDSSRQRRAELGRSWHVTPWVLRDDRTLSLAEATQGGFPARLRVLLELEGTRLVLELEQNWELVLGAGALLYYLPNGTRVMQEASEQEHCCYRGTVRGFPGSWASLCACTGLSGHLQLSETRSYGLEPDAGSPPGRHIAYRLREVRLAPRACGQGPLDPPQAEAEETEPPWPQRAKRAVAEQRFVELVMVVDHAAFQNYADLQRVRTRTLEIANQVDAFFQPLGVRVALLAMEVWSEGDRFMVGSSARAALERFLRWRREELLPRLPHDNAQLLTGARFDDVSVGMSAQASMCSPARSGGVSMDHSVSVLVVASTVAHQLGHNLGMRHDSAGRFCDCSDLRQDRGCIMASPTGLTPGLSFSNCSRQDLERSLRRGQGWCLSNVPEPRRLAGSSSCGNRFLEPGEGCDCGLGVECTDPCCNSSICQLVPGAECATGDTCCQDCQLRRAGHPCREPHGECDLPEFCDGVSPHCPPDTFLQDGQPCAGGRAVCYGGACATYEGQCQQLLGPGAGPVSSSCMASLNAKGDERGHCGQLPNGSYVACAQRDAGCGMLQCRHSASPGGTPAGSCQGTLLPRDEDVSDAAMVLPGTACGPGKVCLQRRCQDVSTLGDQQCRSKCHGHGVCNNHGHCHCEWGWAPPTCESPGAGGSQDSGPTALERGGSALPTALLLSALLGLALALGLCCARRAGLHKHLCQLGKGTSSQYSAETRVRFLGPEAPDGWSGISQPEPRSGSQGPPARPRPPQWCQATELQVMHSRKPAALGSARPDPPSRPLPPDPPPKAPPSDRPPPPTRPLPADPVAPGTQPPGPAKPPPPQRPLPSDPPGPSLPCSETPPGHPYVTVIPSRPAPPPPAGSQREA, encoded by the exons ATGGGGGCGCGGGCGCTGCGGCTGCTCCTCGCCGCCGGGCTGCTCCTCGCCGCCGGTaccggggccggcgggagcggcgcaG GTGACAGCTCGCGGCAGCGCCGTGCAGAATTGGGACGCTCCTGGCACGTGACCCCGTGGGTCCTGCGGGACGATCGGACACTCAGCCTGGCAGAGGCGACCCAG GGGGGGTTCCCTGCCCGGCTGCGGgtcctgctggagctggaggggacgcggctggtgctggagctggagcaaaACTG GGAGCTGGTGCTGGGTGCCGGGGCGCTGCTCTACTACCTGCCGAACGGCACGCGGGTGATGCAGGAGGCCAGCGAGCAG gagcacTGCTGCTACCGGGGGACGGTGCGGGGCTTCCCCGGCTCCTGGGCCAGCCTCTGCGCCTGCACCGGACTAAG CGGCCACCTCCAGCTGTCGGAGACCAGGAGCTACGGGCTGGAGCCAGATGCTGGCAGCCCCCCGGGACGGCACATCGCGTACCGGCTGCGGGAGGTCCGGCTAGCACCGCGGGCCTGCGGGCAGGGCCCCCTCGACCCCCCCCAGGCGGAGGCGGAGGAGACAGAGCCCCCCTGGCCGCAGAGG GCCAAGCGGGCGGTGGCAGAGCAGCGGTTCGTGGAGCTGGTGATGGTGGTGGACCACGCTGCG ttCCAGAATTACGCCGACCTGCAACGCGTCCGCACCCGGACCCTGGAAATCGCCAACCAGGTGGATGCG ttCTTCCAGCCGCTGGGAGTGCGGGTGGCCTTGCTGGCGATGGAGGTCTGGAGTGAGGGCGACAGGTTCATGGTGGGCAGCAGTGCCCGGGCTGCGCTGGAGCGGTTCCTGCGCTGGCGCCGGGAGGagctgctgccccggctgccccacGACAACGCCCAGCTCCTCAC GGGCGCCCGCTTTGACGACGTCTCGGTGGGGATGTCGGCTCAAGCCTCCATGTGTTCCCCCGCGCGCTCTGGGGGCGTCAGCATG GACCACTCGGTCAGCGTCCTCGTCGTCGCCTCCACCGTGGCCCATCAGCTGGGGCACAACCTGGGCATGCGCCACGACAGCGCCGGGCGCTTCTGCGACTGCAGCGACCTCCGGCAGGACCGCGGCTGCATCATGGCGTCACCTACGGG GCTGACGCCTGGTTTGAGCTTCAGCAACTGCAGCCGGCAGGACCTGGAGCGCAGCCTGCggcggggacagggctggtgccTCTCCAACGTCCCCGAGCCCCGGCGCTTGGCTGGGAGCTCCAGCTGTGGGAACCGCTTCCTTGAGCCGGGCGAGGGCTGCGACTGCGGCCTCGGCGTG GAGTGCACCGATCCCTGCTGCAACAGCAGCATCTGCCAGCTGGTGCCCGGGGCTGAGTGTGCCACGGGGGACACTTGCTGCCAGGACTGCCAG CTGCGCCGCGCCGGACACCCGTGCCGGGAGCCCCATGGCGAGTGCGACCTGCCCGAGTTCTGCGACGGGGTCTCTCCGCACTGCCCACCCGACACCTTCCTGCAGGACGGGCAGCCCTgcgccggcgggcgggcggtcTGCTACGGCGGTGCCTGCGCCACCTACGAGGGgcagtgccagcagctgctggggccag GCGCCGGCCCCGTCTCCAGCTCCTGCATGGCCTCCCTGAACGCGAAAGGGGATGAACGCGGGCACTGCGGGCAGCTCCCCAACGGCTCCTACGTCGCCTGTGCCCAGCG GGACGCCGGCTGCGGGATGCTGCAGTGCCGGCACAGCGCCAGCCCGGGGGGCACGCCGGCTGGGTCCTGCCAGGGGACCCTCCTGCCCAGGGACGAGGACGTGAGCGACGCAGCCATGGTGCTGCCCGGCACCGCCTGCGGCCCCGGGAAG GTGTGCCTCCAGCGCCGGTGCCAGGATGTCTCCACGCTGGGTGACCAGCAGTGCCGGAGCAAGTGCCACGGGCACGGG GTGTGCAACAACCACGGGCACTGCCACTGCGAGTGGGGCTGGGCCCCCCCAACCTGTGAGAGCCCTGGCGCGGGGGGCAGCCAGGACAGCGGCCCCACCGCCCTGGAGCGAG GGGGGAGCGCCCTGCCCACCGCCCTGCTGCTGAgcgcgctgctggggctggccctgGCACTGGGGCTCTGCTGCGCCCGCCGCGCTGGGCTGCACAAGCACCTCTGCCAGCTCGGCAAGGGGACCTCCTCCCAGTACAG cgctgAGACCCGGGTCCGATTCCTGGGTCCAGAAGCCCCAGACGGCTGGAGCGG gATCTCGCAGCCAGAGCCCCGGTCGGGCAGCCAGGGCCCCCCCGcacgcccccggcccccgcagtgGTGTCAGGCCACGGAGCTGCAGGTCATGCACAGCAGGAAG CCGGCTGccctcggctcggcccggcccgacccgccCTCCCGGCCTCTCCCGCCGGACCCTCCTCCCAAG GCCCCCCCCTCGGACAGGCCGCCCCCCCCCACACGCCCGCTGCCCGCAGACCCCGTGGCACCAGGCACTCAG cccccgggTCCGGCCAAGCCCCCCCCGCCTCAGCGGCCGCTGCCCTCGGACCCCCCGGGACCTTCGCTCCCCTGCAGTGAGACACCCCCTGGTCACCCCTACGTCACCGTGATTCCCTCcag gccggctcccccgccgccggcgggttCCCAGCGGGAGGCCTGA